In a single window of the Ignavibacteria bacterium genome:
- the yajC gene encoding preprotein translocase subunit YajC has product MILQAQQDGIASLVSSLLPFILIIAVFYFLILRPQQKRQKERAKLLEGVKKGDKIITSGGIHGTVEGVEDDSVLVKIADNVKVKMDKAAIGTIVGLTDQGKK; this is encoded by the coding sequence ATAATATTACAGGCTCAGCAGGATGGCATTGCCAGCCTTGTTAGTTCATTACTGCCGTTTATTCTGATAATAGCGGTGTTTTATTTCCTGATCCTAAGGCCGCAGCAAAAACGCCAGAAAGAAAGAGCAAAGCTTCTTGAAGGTGTTAAAAAAGGTGATAAGATCATTACTTCAGGCGGTATCCACGGAACCGTTGAAGGCGTTGAAGATGATTCAGTACTGGTGAAAATTGCCGATAACGTAAAGGTTAAAATGGATAAAGCCGCTATTGGAACTATTGTTGGCTTAACCGACCAGGGTAAAAAATAA
- a CDS encoding bifunctional 3,4-dihydroxy-2-butanone-4-phosphate synthase/GTP cyclohydrolase II, whose amino-acid sequence MKLEKVKTQGSGKFKFSTIESAIADFKKGKCVIVVDDEDRENEGDLIYSAEKSTPELVNFLIKYTSGVICVPVEDERLKELKLDMMTAHNTALHETAFTVSVDYVHGTSTGISASDRNKTILALVNKKTKPEDLGRPGHVFPLRAFPGGVLRRAGHTEAAVDLAKLAGHYPAGVLCEIIKKDGEMARVPQLFELAKKLKLKIITIKDLINYRLEREVLIEKIVDVNLPTKHGAFRLHMFKNLIDNKEHLALVKGEIDPNKPILVRVHSECLTGDLLGSLRCDCQDQLIKSLKIIEHEKNGIVLYMRQEGRGIGLANKLKAYKLQDEGKDTVEANEALGFKADLRDYGIGAQILRNLGVKKMILLTNNPKKVVGLKGYGLEIVKRIPIEIPANSVNEKYLKTKRDKLGHLLLINKNQEN is encoded by the coding sequence ATGAAACTCGAGAAAGTAAAAACTCAAGGCAGCGGCAAATTTAAGTTCAGCACTATTGAATCAGCCATTGCCGATTTTAAAAAAGGCAAGTGCGTTATTGTTGTTGATGATGAGGACAGGGAAAATGAGGGAGACCTTATTTACTCCGCTGAAAAATCAACACCTGAGCTTGTTAATTTCCTTATAAAATATACTAGCGGCGTTATATGCGTGCCGGTTGAAGATGAAAGGCTTAAAGAGCTTAAGCTTGATATGATGACTGCGCATAATACTGCGCTGCATGAAACCGCATTTACAGTAAGTGTTGATTATGTTCACGGCACATCAACAGGAATTTCAGCATCAGACAGGAACAAAACCATACTTGCGCTTGTAAATAAAAAAACAAAGCCCGAAGACCTTGGCAGACCGGGACATGTTTTTCCGCTGCGGGCTTTTCCGGGAGGTGTTTTAAGGCGCGCCGGACATACTGAAGCAGCTGTAGATCTGGCTAAGCTTGCAGGACATTACCCGGCGGGAGTGCTCTGTGAGATTATTAAAAAAGACGGCGAAATGGCAAGAGTGCCCCAGCTTTTTGAGCTTGCCAAAAAGCTTAAGCTGAAAATAATTACCATTAAAGATCTTATCAACTACAGGCTTGAACGCGAAGTATTGATCGAAAAGATCGTTGATGTTAACCTTCCCACTAAACACGGGGCTTTCAGGCTGCATATGTTCAAAAACCTGATAGATAACAAGGAGCATCTTGCGCTTGTTAAAGGTGAAATTGACCCGAATAAGCCGATACTTGTTCGTGTGCATTCGGAATGTTTGACCGGCGATCTGCTTGGTTCATTAAGGTGTGATTGCCAGGACCAGCTGATAAAATCGCTGAAGATAATTGAACATGAAAAGAACGGCATTGTTCTTTACATGAGGCAGGAAGGAAGGGGCATTGGACTTGCTAACAAGCTTAAAGCATACAAGCTTCAGGATGAAGGCAAAGATACCGTTGAAGCCAATGAAGCGCTGGGGTTTAAAGCTGACCTGCGTGATTACGGAATAGGTGCGCAGATATTGCGGAACCTTGGAGTTAAAAAAATGATTTTGTTAACAAATAACCCCAAAAAGGTAGTTGGATTAAAAGGGTACGGTCTTGAGATCGTAAAGCGCATTCCCATTGAAATACCTGCTAATTCAGTAAACGAAAAATATTTAAAAACCAAAAGAGATAAACTGGGACATCTACTGTTAATCAACAAAAATCAGGAGAATTAA
- the greA gene encoding transcription elongation factor GreA, producing MDSNNKGFVYLTKDRLHELETELNDLKLRGRKDIAEKIAEARAHGDLSENAEYDAAKHQQEQLEMRIAKFEEMLSRVKIISADELPNDKIYILHNVKLKDLKTKEEFTYKLVSPEEADLEQDKISVTSPIGKSLLGKKKNEEVEIIVPAGKLKYKIVDFTK from the coding sequence ATGGATTCAAACAACAAAGGATTTGTATACTTAACCAAAGACAGGCTGCATGAGCTTGAAACCGAGCTTAACGATCTCAAGCTTAGGGGAAGAAAAGATATCGCCGAAAAAATTGCCGAAGCAAGAGCTCACGGCGATCTGAGCGAAAATGCCGAGTACGATGCTGCGAAGCATCAGCAGGAGCAGCTCGAAATGCGTATTGCAAAATTCGAAGAAATGCTCTCAAGGGTAAAGATCATCTCAGCTGATGAGCTTCCTAATGATAAAATTTATATTCTCCATAACGTAAAGCTGAAAGACCTTAAAACAAAGGAGGAATTCACTTACAAGCTTGTTTCCCCCGAAGAAGCTGATCTTGAACAGGATAAGATATCTGTTACTTCTCCCATTGGCAAATCTCTGCTTGGAAAAAAGAAAAATGAAGAAGTGGAAATTATTGTCCCGGCCGGAAAATTGAAATATAAAATTGTGGATTTTACTAAGTAA
- a CDS encoding MCE family protein has protein sequence MDKDKRTLLKVGITIVLSLIILLWGIAFLKDLKFGLETNELVVYFSDVNGLKEGDPVSVNGVTKGKITKIELAPGDSVKVDFSLSKEVTLRKDYDVSVAMIELMSGKQIYIKPGVSKEVADITKPLVGAKTNDIVGLIGTMNEVGEDVKLITRKLDTAMTKMTVTVDNINSIVGDDGLKSNIKGAASNFNLASRNLNLMLADTRNSINSLTVKLNNIATNVDNTVTDTKPEIKETMQDVRVLTARLDSLTINLNNLVLGANDSNSTVGKLLTEDEMYDNINKALLNINKLVKKIEKDGIRLKLF, from the coding sequence ATGGATAAAGATAAAAGAACTCTTTTAAAAGTCGGTATTACTATTGTGCTTTCCCTGATAATTTTATTATGGGGAATAGCTTTTTTAAAAGATCTTAAATTCGGACTCGAAACAAATGAGCTTGTTGTTTACTTCTCAGATGTTAACGGCTTAAAGGAAGGTGATCCTGTCAGCGTGAACGGCGTTACCAAAGGCAAGATCACAAAAATTGAGCTTGCTCCGGGTGATTCTGTAAAAGTCGATTTTTCTTTATCCAAAGAAGTTACTTTAAGGAAAGATTATGATGTTTCAGTGGCTATGATAGAGCTTATGAGCGGCAAACAGATCTATATAAAACCCGGTGTATCCAAAGAGGTTGCAGATATCACGAAACCTCTTGTTGGAGCTAAGACTAACGATATAGTGGGCTTAATAGGCACTATGAATGAAGTAGGTGAAGATGTAAAGCTGATTACCCGAAAGCTTGATACTGCAATGACCAAAATGACAGTTACAGTTGATAACATAAATTCCATCGTTGGCGATGACGGACTGAAATCAAATATTAAAGGCGCGGCAAGCAATTTTAACCTGGCTTCACGTAATCTTAATCTGATGCTTGCAGATACAAGGAACAGCATAAACTCGCTTACAGTTAAGCTGAACAATATTGCCACAAATGTTGATAATACCGTTACCGATACCAAGCCTGAGATCAAAGAAACCATGCAGGATGTCAGGGTCTTAACGGCAAGACTTGATTCACTTACAATTAATCTAAATAATCTTGTCCTTGGTGCGAATGATTCCAATTCAACTGTAGGCAAGCTGCTTACCGAAGATGAAATGTACGATAATATCAATAAGGCTCTGCTTAATATCAATAAGCTTGTAAAAAAGATAGAAAAAGACGGCATAAGATTAAAACTATTCTGA